A DNA window from Vagococcus penaei contains the following coding sequences:
- a CDS encoding Nramp family divalent metal transporter, whose protein sequence is MSTNGQDESKKLIHYANGPSLEEINDTVEIPESKDFWKNLLAFSGPGALIAVGYMDPGNWITSIGGGAKYGYLLISVILISSLIAMLLQYMAAKLGIVTHLDLAQMTRKQTGKKLGITLWIVTELAIMATDIAEVIGGAIALNLLFGIPLIVGVILTIFDVLLLLLLMKLGFRKIEAIVMTLVAIILFVFLYEVIISQPNIPDLLKGFIPQKQILNHGQLTMALGIVGATVMPHNLYLHSAISQTRKFKRNDEEHIARAVKFATWDSNIQLGFAFIINCLLLILGSALFFGHSESLGTFSSLYDALQNPNIAGGVASPLLSTLFAVALLASGQNSTITGTLTGQVVMEGFIHMKLPQWARRVITRLLSVIPVLICTIYFGGNETALDNLLIYSQVFLSIALPISMIPLVYFTSSEKIMGKRFKNSRWVVWTAWICVIVLTGLNIQLIIDTLALI, encoded by the coding sequence ATGTCTACTAATGGACAAGACGAAAGTAAAAAACTCATCCATTATGCGAATGGACCGAGTTTAGAAGAAATTAATGATACAGTTGAAATCCCTGAATCAAAAGACTTTTGGAAAAATTTATTAGCCTTTTCTGGTCCAGGCGCTTTGATTGCTGTTGGGTATATGGACCCTGGAAATTGGATTACCTCTATTGGGGGAGGAGCAAAATACGGTTATTTACTAATATCTGTCATTTTAATTTCTAGTTTGATTGCAATGCTTTTACAGTACATGGCAGCAAAACTGGGCATTGTCACACATCTCGATTTAGCCCAAATGACCCGTAAACAAACTGGTAAAAAGTTAGGTATCACCCTTTGGATTGTAACGGAATTAGCCATTATGGCTACTGATATTGCTGAAGTAATTGGTGGAGCCATCGCCTTAAATCTACTCTTTGGCATTCCTTTAATTGTCGGTGTTATTTTGACAATTTTTGATGTGCTATTACTCCTACTCTTAATGAAATTAGGCTTTAGAAAAATCGAGGCCATTGTCATGACCTTAGTCGCGATAATCTTATTTGTCTTTCTCTATGAAGTAATTATTTCACAACCAAATATTCCCGACTTGCTAAAAGGATTTATTCCCCAAAAACAAATCTTAAATCATGGTCAATTAACGATGGCTTTAGGGATTGTTGGGGCAACTGTTATGCCTCATAATTTATATCTCCACTCTGCCATCTCCCAAACGCGTAAATTTAAGCGGAACGACGAAGAACACATTGCTCGAGCTGTCAAATTTGCGACATGGGATTCAAATATCCAATTAGGCTTTGCTTTTATTATTAACTGTCTACTTTTAATCTTAGGGAGCGCCCTATTTTTTGGTCACAGTGAAAGTCTAGGTACGTTCTCATCATTATATGATGCTTTACAAAATCCTAATATTGCTGGTGGTGTTGCCAGTCCATTACTTAGTACGCTATTTGCCGTTGCTTTATTGGCTTCTGGTCAAAACTCAACGATTACAGGTACATTAACGGGACAAGTTGTTATGGAAGGTTTCATTCATATGAAATTACCACAATGGGCTAGACGTGTCATCACGCGGTTACTATCCGTTATTCCAGTATTGATTTGTACAATTTATTTTGGTGGCAATGAAACGGCACTTGATAATTTATTAATCTATTCTCAAGTCTTTTTAAGTATCGCTTTACCTATCTCAATGATTCCACTCGTTTACTTTACGAGTTCAGAAAAAATCATGGGGAAACGATTTAAAAATTCACGCTGGGTTGTTTGGACCGCTTGGATTTGTGTGATTGTTTTAACTGGACTCAATATCCAACTAATTATTGATACACTTGCGCTCATTTAA
- a CDS encoding DUF2871 domain-containing protein — translation MQKLVRVSFTYMIIGLLSGIYYREFTKIHDFTDKTQLSVLHTHILILGMFFFLIVLLLEKNFKLTEQKQYKLFYAIYNSGLGLTILMMLINGTTTVLGKATHPAMAGISGLGHIIMTIGLIYFFIVLKNAVKIVK, via the coding sequence ATGCAAAAATTAGTCCGTGTCAGTTTTACTTATATGATTATTGGATTATTATCGGGTATTTATTACCGTGAGTTTACCAAAATTCACGATTTTACCGATAAAACACAATTAAGCGTCTTGCACACGCATATTTTAATTTTAGGAATGTTTTTCTTTTTAATTGTTTTACTATTGGAGAAAAACTTTAAACTAACGGAACAAAAACAGTACAAGCTTTTTTACGCTATTTACAATAGCGGTCTAGGATTAACGATTTTGATGATGTTGATTAATGGGACAACAACTGTTTTAGGTAAAGCCACACATCCAGCGATGGCGGGTATATCTGGCCTAGGTCATATTATTATGACGATTGGGCTAATTTATTTCTTTATTGTCTTGAAAAATGCAGTTAAAATTGTAAAATAA
- the tyrS gene encoding tyrosine--tRNA ligase, translated as MTTNIIDELLWRDAINQQTDEAGLRDYVANNKISLYCGVDPTGDSMHIGHLIPFMMLKRFQQFGHHPFILIGGATGTIGDPSGRTSERQLQSMEQVQHNVDKLTKQMKKLFFDEANEQELSLVNNYDWTKELSLLDFLRDYGKNFNINTMLAKDIVSSRLETGISFTEFTYQILQSMDFLHLFRHHDVRLQIGGADQWGNITAGLDLIRKKEGAEAKAFGLTIPLMLKADGTKFGKTAGGAVWLDPEKTSPYEFYQFWLNQDDRDVVKYLKFFTFLSQEDINVLAQKVETEPHKREAQKTLASEMTRFVHGEEALNDALTITAALFSGDVKQLSAKQIEEGFKNMPSSTIGKEPMNLVDWLIETKIEPSKRQAREDITNGAIYINGDRIQDTDFEVTVTNSFDERFIIVRKGKKKYTLVHLND; from the coding sequence ATGACAACAAATATTATTGACGAACTATTATGGCGTGATGCAATTAATCAACAAACAGATGAAGCAGGTTTACGCGACTATGTAGCAAACAACAAAATTTCACTTTATTGCGGAGTTGACCCAACTGGTGATAGTATGCATATTGGTCACTTAATTCCTTTTATGATGCTAAAACGATTCCAACAATTCGGGCATCATCCGTTTATTTTAATTGGTGGCGCAACTGGAACGATTGGTGACCCAAGTGGCCGAACATCAGAACGTCAATTACAATCCATGGAACAAGTTCAACATAATGTAGATAAATTAACGAAACAAATGAAGAAACTCTTTTTTGATGAAGCCAATGAACAAGAATTATCATTAGTAAATAACTATGATTGGACAAAAGAATTATCTTTATTAGATTTTTTAAGAGATTACGGCAAAAACTTTAATATTAATACTATGTTAGCCAAAGATATTGTCTCAAGTCGATTAGAAACGGGAATTTCATTTACAGAATTTACTTATCAAATTCTACAATCGATGGACTTTTTACATTTATTCAGACACCATGATGTACGTTTACAAATTGGTGGCGCTGATCAATGGGGTAACATTACAGCTGGTTTAGATTTAATTCGTAAAAAAGAAGGTGCTGAAGCAAAGGCCTTTGGATTAACTATTCCTTTAATGCTGAAAGCTGACGGCACAAAATTCGGTAAGACAGCTGGCGGTGCTGTTTGGTTAGATCCTGAAAAAACCTCACCTTATGAATTTTACCAATTCTGGTTAAATCAAGATGATCGTGATGTTGTTAAATACTTAAAATTCTTTACCTTTTTATCACAAGAAGATATTAACGTTTTAGCACAAAAAGTTGAAACAGAACCTCATAAACGCGAAGCTCAAAAGACATTAGCTAGCGAAATGACACGTTTTGTTCACGGAGAAGAAGCCTTGAATGATGCCTTAACGATTACTGCGGCTTTATTCTCTGGTGATGTAAAACAACTATCTGCTAAACAAATTGAAGAAGGTTTCAAAAATATGCCGTCATCAACAATAGGTAAAGAACCAATGAATCTAGTTGATTGGTTGATTGAAACTAAAATTGAGCCATCAAAACGTCAAGCACGTGAAGATATTACCAATGGTGCTATCTATATTAATGGTGACCGTATTCAAGACACAGATTTTGAAGTAACAGTTACTAACTCATTTGACGAACGATTTATCATCGTACGTAAGGGTAAGAAAAAATATACTTTAGTCCATTTAAACGATTAA
- a CDS encoding iron-containing alcohol dehydrogenase, whose amino-acid sequence MENFDFQASTNILFGKGQVSRLPEVLATYGKKVLITYGGGSIKKNGVYDDVMNVLGKDFELYELSGVEPNPRLTTVEKGVALCREHNIDVILSLGGGSTIDCSKTIAAGTFYEGNPWDLMGNGQLVEKALPIVTILTLAATGSEMNGGAVITNMATKEKLSFGSRLVVPKVSILDPTYTFSVPSYQTLAGSSDILSHLFENYFNQTPNTMVQDGIAEGLMRAVYHYTPIALENPHDYDARANLMWASSLALNGLTGSGKKGAWSCHAIEHELSAYYDITHGIGLAIVTPRWMMHVLNEETAPRFAAFGHRLFDLPLNSESPMETAKQAIQKVYETSKAWGVPMTLGEVGIDDSLLEEMATQAVKHSAISTDGYVPLSVEDVVSIYKQSLTEMTF is encoded by the coding sequence ATGGAAAATTTTGATTTTCAAGCGTCAACCAATATTCTGTTTGGTAAAGGTCAAGTATCTCGTCTACCTGAAGTTTTAGCAACTTATGGTAAAAAGGTATTAATTACTTACGGTGGCGGTAGTATTAAGAAAAATGGTGTATATGATGATGTGATGAACGTTTTGGGCAAAGATTTTGAACTGTATGAGTTAAGTGGCGTTGAACCTAATCCTCGTTTGACAACAGTTGAAAAAGGTGTTGCACTTTGTCGTGAACATAACATTGATGTGATTCTATCACTTGGTGGCGGTTCGACAATTGACTGCTCTAAAACAATCGCGGCAGGCACTTTTTATGAAGGCAATCCTTGGGATTTAATGGGGAATGGTCAATTAGTGGAAAAGGCTTTACCGATTGTGACTATCTTAACTTTAGCTGCTACTGGATCTGAGATGAATGGCGGAGCTGTAATTACCAATATGGCAACAAAAGAAAAATTGAGTTTTGGTAGCCGTTTAGTTGTGCCGAAAGTATCAATTTTAGATCCGACCTATACATTCTCTGTTCCATCTTATCAAACACTTGCTGGGTCATCCGATATTCTTAGCCATTTATTTGAAAATTATTTTAATCAAACACCAAATACAATGGTTCAAGATGGAATCGCAGAAGGATTGATGCGTGCGGTATATCACTATACGCCAATTGCTTTAGAAAATCCACACGATTATGACGCACGTGCAAACTTAATGTGGGCAAGTTCTTTAGCTCTAAATGGCCTAACTGGTAGTGGTAAAAAAGGCGCATGGTCTTGTCACGCGATTGAACATGAATTGAGTGCTTACTATGATATTACTCATGGTATTGGTTTAGCAATTGTGACGCCAAGATGGATGATGCACGTATTAAATGAGGAAACAGCGCCACGTTTTGCTGCATTTGGTCACCGCCTATTTGATTTACCACTTAACAGTGAATCACCGATGGAAACCGCAAAACAAGCTATTCAAAAAGTCTATGAGACATCTAAAGCTTGGGGTGTTCCAATGACTCTAGGGGAAGTTGGTATTGATGACTCATTATTAGAAGAAATGGCAACTCAAGCAGTTAAGCATAGTGCCATTAGTACTGATGGTTATGTGCCATTATCAGTGGAAGATGTTGTATCAATCTATAAACAATCATTAACTGAAATGACTTTTTAA
- a CDS encoding DeoR/GlpR family DNA-binding transcription regulator — protein MKEKRSQLMKHYILDRHFVSLKELERHFNVSMNTVRRDINQIIEDARFQKVYGGISVKKNPLVSFQNRNIENKRAKQAIAKEAASLIKPHDLIYIDSGTTTKYILDYLPDDVQVSVITNSLDVILTSETKKNVSVFLIGHIYRKDTRSFVGADVNDLSTRYNVDKAFMAATAVSIQNGIMNSDVIEYDIKKTILNKANSIYLLADKSKFDRSTLLTYADLDILDVIISDKLFNIDYQNYFQAHQIKSIYANINDNIE, from the coding sequence ATGAAAGAAAAAAGATCACAACTAATGAAGCACTACATCCTTGACAGACATTTCGTCTCACTAAAAGAACTTGAACGTCATTTTAATGTCTCGATGAATACCGTACGCCGTGACATTAATCAAATAATCGAGGATGCACGTTTTCAAAAAGTATACGGTGGAATTAGCGTGAAAAAAAATCCACTTGTATCCTTTCAAAATCGAAACATTGAAAACAAACGAGCGAAACAAGCTATTGCTAAAGAAGCAGCTAGTTTAATTAAACCACATGATTTAATTTATATTGATTCTGGTACAACCACAAAATACATTCTTGATTATCTACCAGACGATGTTCAAGTCTCTGTTATCACAAATAGTTTAGATGTTATTCTTACTTCCGAAACGAAAAAAAACGTATCTGTCTTCCTTATAGGTCATATTTATCGTAAAGATACTCGGTCTTTTGTTGGGGCAGATGTTAATGACTTATCGACTCGTTATAATGTAGATAAAGCGTTTATGGCAGCTACTGCTGTATCAATTCAAAATGGTATTATGAATTCAGATGTCATTGAATACGATATAAAAAAAACGATTTTAAATAAGGCTAATAGCATTTACTTACTAGCAGATAAAAGTAAATTTGATCGTTCAACGTTACTTACTTACGCTGATTTAGATATTTTAGATGTTATCATTTCAGATAAACTATTCAATATAGATTATCAGAATTATTTTCAAGCACATCAAATTAAATCTATTTATGCAAATATTAATGATAATATTGAGTAA
- a CDS encoding CoA-acylating methylmalonate-semialdehyde dehydrogenase — MSSNVRQLRNYINGEWVESTTTNYEVVVNPATKEPICEVPLSTRADLDLAAETAHEAFLSWKEVAVPRRSRILYKFHQLLLENKDELAKLVTIENGKALSESYGEVQRGIENVEFAAGAPTLMMGDNLSSIATDVEAAVYKYPVGVVGGITPFNFPMMVPFWMFPMAIATGNTVVMKPSEKTPMLMEKIVELLTEAGLPKGVFNIVYGAHDVVNGILEHPHIKAISFVGSKPVGEYVYKEGSKNLKRVQALTGAKNHTIVLNDANLDDSLPAIIGAAFGSAGERCMAAAVVTVEEGIYDEFMTRLIAETKNIKIGNGLEDGVFLGPVIREENLTRTLSYIEKGIEAGADLICDGRDVVTEDGYFVGPTIFGNVTTDMDIWKDELFAPVLSVMKISGLKEGIEIANKSEFANGACLFTNNASAIRYFRENIDAGMLGINLGVPAPMAMFPFSGWKSSFFGTLPANGKAGVEFYTHNKVVTARYSRDDI; from the coding sequence ATGTCAAGTAATGTAAGACAGTTAAGAAATTATATCAACGGCGAGTGGGTTGAAAGTACAACAACCAATTATGAAGTGGTTGTTAATCCAGCAACAAAGGAACCAATTTGTGAAGTTCCATTGTCAACACGAGCAGATTTAGATTTAGCTGCCGAGACAGCGCATGAAGCCTTTTTATCTTGGAAAGAAGTGGCAGTTCCACGACGTTCAAGAATTTTATATAAATTCCATCAATTATTATTAGAAAACAAAGATGAGTTAGCAAAATTAGTTACTATTGAAAATGGAAAGGCTTTATCTGAGTCATATGGTGAAGTACAACGTGGGATTGAGAACGTTGAATTTGCAGCAGGAGCACCAACACTAATGATGGGTGATAATTTATCTTCGATTGCGACAGATGTAGAAGCAGCCGTTTATAAATATCCAGTTGGTGTTGTTGGCGGAATCACACCATTTAACTTCCCAATGATGGTTCCTTTCTGGATGTTCCCAATGGCTATTGCAACAGGGAATACAGTTGTGATGAAGCCATCAGAAAAAACACCAATGTTAATGGAAAAAATTGTTGAGTTATTAACAGAAGCTGGCTTACCTAAAGGTGTTTTCAACATCGTTTATGGAGCACATGATGTTGTGAACGGAATTTTAGAGCATCCACATATTAAAGCTATTTCATTCGTTGGTTCAAAACCAGTTGGTGAATATGTTTATAAAGAAGGTTCAAAAAATTTAAAACGTGTTCAAGCATTAACAGGTGCTAAAAACCATACGATTGTTTTAAATGATGCAAACTTAGATGATAGTTTACCTGCCATTATTGGTGCAGCATTTGGTTCAGCTGGTGAGCGTTGTATGGCTGCCGCAGTTGTGACTGTTGAAGAAGGTATTTATGATGAATTCATGACACGTTTAATCGCTGAAACAAAAAATATCAAGATAGGTAATGGCTTAGAAGATGGCGTCTTCTTAGGACCAGTTATTCGTGAAGAAAACTTAACTAGAACATTATCATATATCGAAAAAGGGATTGAAGCCGGAGCAGATTTAATTTGTGATGGACGCGATGTTGTAACAGAAGATGGTTATTTTGTTGGACCAACTATTTTTGGTAATGTGACAACTGACATGGATATTTGGAAAGATGAGTTATTTGCTCCAGTATTGTCTGTTATGAAAATCAGTGGCTTAAAAGAAGGAATTGAGATTGCTAATAAATCAGAATTTGCTAATGGCGCATGTCTATTCACTAACAATGCTTCAGCTATTCGTTATTTCAGAGAAAACATTGATGCTGGTATGTTAGGAATTAACTTAGGTGTTCCAGCTCCAATGGCAATGTTCCCATTCTCTGGTTGGAAATCATCATTCTTTGGAACATTACCTGCTAATGGTAAAGCTGGTGTAGAATTCTACACACACAATAAAGTTGTTACAGCAAGATATTCAAGAGATGATATCTAA
- the iolB gene encoding 5-deoxy-glucuronate isomerase: MAELKRKQYNKELSKNVFENQLVTRENSGLSYIELRLLTIESGGVYEESLTDLEVCAVVLTGKATITEGQHCFNNIGTRDDVFEKIPTDSVYVSAGKTYQVTTETEARILLCYAPSTLDLPTQLIAAADNTVEKRGIYQNKRMVHNIMDDQSTVSDKLIVVEVFTDSGNWSSYPPHKHDQDNLPVESFLEETYYHEMNPRQGFVFQRVYTDDRSLDETMAVENGDVVIVPKGYHPVSVPDGYDGYYLNIMAGPTKKWKFHNDPDHEWILSRT; this comes from the coding sequence TTGGCTGAGTTAAAAAGAAAACAATACAACAAAGAGTTATCAAAAAATGTCTTCGAGAATCAATTAGTCACACGTGAAAATAGTGGATTATCTTATATCGAATTACGCTTGTTGACCATTGAGTCTGGTGGAGTTTATGAAGAGAGTCTAACCGATTTAGAAGTTTGTGCGGTTGTTTTAACAGGTAAAGCTACTATTACTGAAGGTCAACATTGCTTTAATAATATTGGGACACGCGATGACGTATTTGAAAAAATTCCAACGGATAGTGTGTATGTCTCAGCGGGTAAAACTTATCAAGTAACGACTGAAACAGAAGCTCGTATATTATTATGTTATGCCCCAAGTACACTTGATTTACCGACACAATTAATCGCAGCAGCTGATAATACTGTTGAAAAACGTGGCATCTATCAAAACAAACGAATGGTTCATAACATTATGGATGATCAATCGACTGTTTCAGACAAATTAATTGTTGTTGAAGTCTTTACTGATAGTGGTAACTGGTCAAGTTATCCACCGCATAAGCATGATCAAGATAATTTGCCAGTAGAGTCATTTTTAGAAGAAACTTACTATCATGAAATGAACCCACGTCAAGGCTTTGTTTTCCAACGTGTGTATACGGATGACCGTTCACTAGATGAGACAATGGCAGTAGAAAATGGCGATGTCGTTATTGTGCCAAAAGGTTATCATCCGGTATCTGTACCAGATGGTTATGATGGTTATTACTTAAATATTATGGCAGGGCCGACTAAAAAATGGAAATTCCATAATGACCCTGACCATGAATGGATTTTATCACGAACATAA
- the iolC gene encoding 5-dehydro-2-deoxygluconokinase, producing MTEKRFDLIAVGRACIDLNAVEYNRPMEETLTFSKYVGGSPANIAIGAAKLGLNCGFIGKVPDDQHGRFITTYMADAGIDTSEMIIDQDGHKAGLAFTEILSPDECSILMYRDDVADLYLEPTEINEDYIKSSNMLVVSGTGLAKSPSREAVLKAVSIARKHNVQIVFELDYRPYTWQNPEETAIYYSLVAEQSDIVIGTRDEYNMMENTTEGKNDATVAYLFDHQPSLVVIKHGVQGSYAYTKDGQEYRAHAYKTNVLKTFGAGDSYAAAFLYALSQNKGIETALKYGSASAAIVVSKHSSSEAMPTVEAIEELMTAQAK from the coding sequence ATGACAGAGAAGAGATTCGATTTAATCGCTGTTGGTCGTGCTTGCATTGATTTAAATGCAGTCGAATATAATCGTCCAATGGAAGAAACATTAACTTTTAGTAAATATGTTGGAGGTTCACCAGCCAATATTGCCATTGGAGCAGCAAAATTAGGTTTAAATTGTGGATTTATTGGCAAGGTTCCAGACGACCAACACGGACGTTTTATTACAACATACATGGCTGATGCTGGTATTGATACAAGCGAAATGATTATCGACCAAGATGGTCATAAAGCAGGTTTAGCTTTTACAGAAATTTTAAGTCCAGATGAGTGTTCGATTTTAATGTACCGCGATGACGTAGCAGATTTGTATTTAGAGCCAACTGAAATCAATGAAGATTATATCAAATCATCTAACATGTTAGTGGTTTCTGGTACAGGACTAGCAAAAAGTCCATCACGTGAAGCAGTGTTAAAAGCTGTATCAATCGCACGTAAACATAATGTACAAATTGTTTTTGAATTAGATTATCGTCCATACACTTGGCAAAATCCAGAAGAGACAGCTATTTATTATTCATTAGTAGCTGAGCAATCAGATATTGTTATTGGTACACGAGATGAATATAACATGATGGAAAATACGACAGAGGGCAAAAATGATGCTACAGTTGCTTATTTATTTGACCATCAACCATCACTAGTTGTGATTAAACATGGTGTTCAAGGATCGTATGCTTATACAAAAGATGGTCAAGAGTACCGTGCACACGCATATAAAACAAATGTCCTAAAAACATTTGGTGCTGGTGATTCTTACGCGGCTGCGTTCTTATACGCATTAAGCCAAAATAAAGGAATCGAAACGGCTCTAAAATATGGTAGTGCGTCAGCTGCAATCGTTGTTAGTAAGCACAGCTCATCAGAAGCAATGCCTACAGTAGAAGCCATTGAAGAGTTAATGACTGCTCAAGCAAAATAA
- the iolE gene encoding myo-inosose-2 dehydratase, whose translation MTINLAIAPIVWTNDDMPELGGENTFEQCISEMALAGFTGTEIGNKYPRDPEVLASYLDPRGLSVASAWFSAFLTTKPFAETEVEFIKHRDFLHAMGAKVIVVSEQGHSVQGQMNTPVFDEKPVFTDAEWDLLTSGLEKLGELAAEKDMKIVYHHHMGTGVQTTDEINRLMDNTDPEKVSLLFDTGHLVFSGENPLDIYETHKDRIFHIHFKDIRPEKMAQVKEEKMSFLTGVKEGVFTVPGDGMIDFTPIWEAIKASGYSGWIVVEAEQDPAKANPFLYAKKAREYIKSVTAI comes from the coding sequence ATGACAATCAATTTAGCAATTGCACCAATCGTATGGACCAACGATGATATGCCTGAACTTGGAGGAGAAAATACCTTTGAGCAATGTATTAGTGAAATGGCTTTAGCTGGCTTTACTGGAACCGAAATTGGCAATAAATATCCTCGTGATCCTGAAGTTTTAGCTTCTTATTTAGACCCAAGAGGATTATCAGTTGCGAGCGCTTGGTTTAGTGCATTCTTAACAACAAAACCATTTGCAGAAACAGAAGTTGAGTTTATCAAACATCGTGATTTTCTACATGCAATGGGAGCGAAAGTAATCGTCGTGTCAGAACAGGGTCATAGCGTTCAAGGACAAATGAATACACCGGTCTTTGATGAAAAACCAGTCTTTACAGATGCTGAATGGGATTTATTAACAAGTGGCTTAGAAAAACTTGGTGAGTTAGCTGCTGAAAAAGATATGAAGATTGTTTACCACCACCATATGGGAACAGGCGTACAAACAACGGATGAAATTAATCGTTTAATGGATAATACTGACCCAGAAAAAGTATCATTATTATTTGATACAGGACATTTAGTTTTCTCTGGAGAAAATCCATTAGATATCTATGAAACTCATAAAGATCGTATTTTCCATATTCATTTTAAAGATATTCGTCCTGAAAAAATGGCACAAGTTAAAGAAGAAAAAATGAGTTTCTTAACTGGGGTTAAAGAAGGTGTCTTTACTGTACCTGGCGATGGTATGATTGATTTCACACCAATTTGGGAAGCTATCAAAGCAAGCGGTTATAGTGGCTGGATTGTCGTTGAAGCAGAGCAAGATCCAGCTAAAGCAAATCCATTTCTTTATGCGAAAAAGGCACGTGAATACATTAAGAGCGTCACGGCTATTTAA